A portion of the Desulfosoma caldarium genome contains these proteins:
- the corA gene encoding magnesium/cobalt transporter CorA, with amino-acid sequence MRKSIGLKRRNRPSQSVKTTLPPGSPVFIGEKRVEKIRIDIIDYNENSIKECRDADLKECERLAKGQTVTWINVIGIHDPGIIEGIGSIFNLHPLTIEDIVNTNQRPKMEEFPDYLFIVLKMSTYNDETNNLEMEHVSLILGDNFVISFQEEEGDVFEPVRQRLRSSKGRIRKLKSDYLAYALMDAVVDHYFVAVERMGDWIEEVDDRIVAEPKQEDIQEIHRLKKNILILRKAVWPLREEIGSLEKSASHLIHPETRLFLRDLYDHTIQVIDITETFRDLVGGMHDTYLSGISNRMNEIMKVLTIFSTIFIPLTFIAGVYGTNFDNIPELHFKYGYFAMLGLMLIVALLMLRFFKRRGWI; translated from the coding sequence ATGAGAAAATCAATCGGCTTAAAGAGAAGAAACAGACCGTCTCAAAGTGTCAAAACGACGCTTCCTCCTGGATCTCCGGTTTTCATTGGCGAAAAAAGAGTGGAGAAAATCCGAATTGATATTATCGATTACAATGAAAACAGCATAAAAGAATGCCGGGATGCCGATCTAAAGGAATGCGAGCGGCTGGCAAAAGGCCAAACCGTTACCTGGATCAACGTCATCGGTATTCACGATCCGGGAATCATAGAAGGCATAGGAAGTATCTTCAATCTTCACCCCTTAACGATAGAGGATATTGTGAACACAAACCAGCGTCCCAAAATGGAAGAGTTCCCTGACTATTTATTCATCGTCCTCAAGATGAGCACCTACAATGATGAGACGAATAATCTCGAAATGGAGCATGTCAGCCTGATCCTCGGCGACAACTTCGTCATATCGTTTCAGGAAGAGGAGGGCGACGTGTTCGAACCGGTGCGCCAACGCCTTCGCTCGTCAAAAGGCCGAATTCGAAAACTGAAATCAGATTACCTCGCCTATGCCTTGATGGATGCGGTGGTTGATCATTATTTTGTGGCCGTGGAACGGATGGGCGACTGGATTGAGGAGGTTGATGACCGGATCGTCGCCGAACCCAAGCAGGAAGATATTCAGGAAATTCACCGGCTCAAAAAAAATATTTTGATCTTGCGTAAGGCGGTATGGCCCCTGCGCGAAGAAATCGGATCTCTCGAAAAAAGCGCATCGCATCTTATCCACCCGGAAACCAGACTGTTCCTTCGGGATCTTTATGACCACACTATTCAGGTTATCGATATAACTGAGACGTTTCGAGATCTTGTAGGCGGCATGCATGACACCTATCTATCGGGTATCAGCAACCGCATGAATGAGATTATGAAGGTCCTGACTATTTTTTCAACCATATTCATACCGTTGACCTTTATTGCCGGGGTGTACGGCACCAATTTCGATAATATTCCCGAGCTGCATTTCAAGTACGGCTATTTTGCCATGCTGGGGCTCATGCTGATCGTCGCCTTGCTTATGCTGAGATTTTTTAAGCGGCGCGGCTGGATTTAA
- a CDS encoding YnfA family protein: MKSYVFYVLAAFAEIGGCFSFWAWLRLHKPAWVILPGLLSLTAFAYFLTKVESDFAGRAYAAYGSIYIAASLVWLWLVENKLPDRWDSIGVGICLLGGLVILFGPR; encoded by the coding sequence ATCAAAAGCTATGTGTTCTATGTTCTGGCAGCTTTCGCTGAAATCGGCGGCTGCTTTTCGTTCTGGGCCTGGCTTAGACTGCATAAGCCGGCATGGGTGATTTTACCAGGCCTCTTGTCTTTGACCGCCTTCGCCTACTTTTTGACCAAGGTGGAGTCTGATTTCGCCGGACGTGCCTATGCGGCGTATGGAAGCATCTACATTGCCGCTTCACTTGTCTGGCTGTGGCTTGTTGAAAACAAGTTGCCCGATAGATGGGATTCCATAGGGGTGGGAATCTGCCTTTTGGGAGGACTTGTGATCCTCTTCGGCCCCAGGTAA
- a CDS encoding heavy metal translocating P-type ATPase produces MEAGQEKAIFEGAWYAYPPVRNALLAGLLTGFSFALAHGGWLPRSAEIAAYLVAMILGGYHWSREGFEELFQERVIGIEILMMAAAVGSAILGMWDEAAFLVFLYGTAEGLEELTYARTRAAIRKLFDLAPHTAQVLRDGQEATVPAQDLKVGDLFLVRPGENIATDGIIVEGRSSVNEAPVTGESMPVAKKEGMRVFAGTFNQEGTLTVQVTATFEDNTLAKMIHLVEEAQEQKGKAQLFIEKFGRMYAPFVLAGAVLLVVLPGTLGLPLRDWMTKAVVFLVAAAPCALVMSTPVAIAAGISKAGRSGVLIKGGVHLENLGKIKVVAFDKTGTLTRGEPTVTDVVPIRGDAARVLSLAYSVERFSEHPLAKAIVKKAEEMEVRPVDVTDFSSLVGYGARATVAGRTVYVGKETLLAKLSQQAPVAAAIEALKKEGKTVILVGTEDALEGLVAIRDEPRPEAKSAIEALHRQGFKVVMLTGDTQLSARALAKELGIDEVRADLKPEDKVLAVKELEKTDGAVAMVGDGINDAPALAQATVGVAMGTAGSDTAIHAADVALMADDLEKLAYATQLGRTARKIARQNIAFSLAILAVLIPAALAGTMSVALAVFVHESSELAAVANGLRVARS; encoded by the coding sequence ATGGAGGCAGGCCAAGAAAAAGCCATTTTTGAGGGTGCATGGTATGCCTATCCGCCTGTGCGCAACGCCTTGTTAGCCGGGCTGCTTACCGGTTTTTCCTTTGCCCTCGCCCATGGGGGCTGGCTACCTCGGTCGGCTGAAATCGCCGCGTACCTGGTGGCCATGATTCTTGGCGGCTACCACTGGTCACGGGAAGGCTTTGAGGAACTCTTCCAAGAAAGAGTCATTGGCATTGAAATCCTTATGATGGCCGCTGCCGTCGGCTCAGCTATTTTAGGTATGTGGGATGAGGCGGCCTTCTTGGTCTTCCTTTATGGCACCGCGGAAGGTCTGGAAGAACTCACTTACGCCCGGACCCGTGCGGCCATACGGAAACTCTTTGATTTGGCCCCCCACACCGCCCAGGTTCTGAGGGACGGTCAAGAAGCCACTGTTCCCGCCCAGGACCTGAAGGTGGGCGACCTATTTCTGGTGCGACCAGGCGAGAACATCGCCACTGACGGCATCATTGTGGAAGGCCGCTCCAGCGTCAACGAAGCACCGGTCACGGGGGAATCCATGCCCGTGGCAAAAAAAGAGGGCATGCGGGTTTTTGCAGGAACGTTCAACCAGGAAGGCACGCTCACAGTTCAGGTAACAGCCACCTTTGAAGATAACACCCTCGCCAAGATGATTCACTTGGTCGAGGAAGCGCAAGAGCAAAAGGGAAAGGCGCAGCTTTTTATTGAAAAGTTCGGCAGGATGTATGCGCCTTTTGTGCTGGCCGGCGCGGTGCTCTTGGTAGTTCTTCCGGGCACGCTCGGGCTGCCCCTTAGGGACTGGATGACGAAGGCGGTTGTATTCCTGGTGGCTGCCGCGCCGTGCGCCCTTGTCATGTCCACGCCGGTGGCCATTGCCGCAGGGATCAGCAAAGCTGGTCGCAGCGGCGTGCTCATCAAAGGAGGCGTGCATTTGGAGAACTTGGGGAAAATCAAGGTAGTCGCCTTTGATAAAACGGGTACTCTCACCAGAGGGGAACCCACGGTGACGGATGTTGTGCCCATCCGTGGGGATGCCGCGAGGGTTCTGAGCCTGGCGTACAGCGTGGAAAGGTTTTCTGAACACCCCTTGGCCAAAGCCATTGTCAAAAAGGCCGAAGAGATGGAAGTGCGCCCGGTTGATGTGACGGACTTCAGTTCCCTGGTGGGCTATGGAGCACGAGCGACGGTGGCAGGCCGCACGGTGTATGTGGGCAAGGAGACCTTGTTGGCAAAACTCTCACAGCAAGCGCCGGTGGCGGCCGCCATTGAGGCCCTCAAAAAGGAGGGCAAGACGGTGATCCTTGTGGGTACGGAAGATGCCCTCGAAGGCCTGGTTGCCATCAGGGATGAGCCTCGGCCCGAGGCAAAATCGGCCATTGAGGCGCTTCATCGTCAAGGGTTCAAAGTGGTTATGTTGACCGGCGATACCCAGCTCTCTGCCCGTGCCCTTGCCAAGGAACTGGGCATTGACGAGGTGCGAGCCGACCTCAAGCCGGAAGATAAGGTCTTGGCCGTAAAGGAGCTGGAAAAAACCGACGGGGCAGTGGCCATGGTAGGCGATGGCATCAACGATGCCCCCGCTTTGGCGCAGGCCACGGTGGGGGTTGCCATGGGAACGGCAGGAAGCGATACGGCTATACACGCTGCCGATGTGGCACTCATGGCCGACGATCTCGAGAAGCTCGCCTACGCCACCCAGCTGGGAAGAACCGCTCGGAAGATCGCTCGGCAAAATATCGCTTTTTCCCTTGCGATCTTAGCTGTGCTTATCCCGGCGGCGCTTGCAGGGACCATGAGCGTGGCCCTTGCCGTGTTTGTCCATGAAAGCTCCGAATTGGCGGCGGTGGCAAACGGCCTGCGCGTGGCAAGATCGTAG
- a CDS encoding efflux RND transporter permease subunit, which produces MSLSNMAPICFSKCRARLFGRPIRVRPILMTQLTTVLVLIPVAVNLGEGDDMLRPMAIAEIGRLFYSLTLTCFFLTTAYGLSFGGGTCPSPRPRSSAD; this is translated from the coding sequence ATGTCTTTGAGCAACATGGCACCGATTTGTTTTTCAAAGTGCAGAGCACGCCTTTTCGGCAGGCCGATTAGGGTCCGGCCCATTCTGATGACCCAGCTCACGACGGTCCTAGTGCTGATTCCCGTGGCGGTCAACCTGGGTGAAGGCGACGACATGCTCAGGCCCATGGCCATCGCCGAGATTGGCAGGCTGTTTTACTCCCTGACGCTGACCTGCTTTTTTCTGACGACAGCCTATGGGTTGAGCTTCGGCGGCGGAACCTGTCCATCCCCACGGCCCAGATCCTCGGCGGATTGA
- a CDS encoding class I SAM-dependent DNA methyltransferase, whose amino-acid sequence MKRQRYQIKFPPTKPHQLEQDQSFFYLYENDQEITLRFHDYAELYKRPGLYEQLFYQRLRCRSPQKVVEILSKVLKENGVEMAELRVLDLGAGNGMVGELLQVARVIGVDIIEEAYLACERDRPGVYDAYYVADMSNLDASIEEELKDWQIDCLTCVAALGFGDIPVSAFMTAFNFVEVGGWIAFNIKETFLQESDETGFSRLTKYLLMSDTLEVHHLERYRHRISIDGRPLFYYALVGKKMSHISPKVMHDFESAT is encoded by the coding sequence ATGAAGCGTCAAAGATACCAAATTAAGTTTCCACCGACAAAACCTCATCAGTTGGAACAAGATCAGTCATTTTTTTATCTCTATGAAAATGATCAAGAAATCACATTACGATTTCATGATTATGCCGAGCTTTACAAACGCCCTGGCTTGTATGAGCAACTTTTTTATCAACGCCTCCGCTGCCGATCGCCGCAAAAAGTTGTTGAGATATTGAGCAAAGTCCTGAAAGAGAATGGCGTGGAAATGGCCGAGTTGCGAGTGCTTGACCTTGGAGCCGGAAATGGAATGGTCGGCGAACTCCTTCAAGTGGCGCGCGTCATTGGGGTTGATATTATTGAGGAGGCGTATCTCGCCTGCGAACGTGATCGCCCCGGAGTGTATGATGCGTATTATGTCGCTGATATGTCTAACCTGGATGCCAGCATAGAGGAGGAATTGAAGGATTGGCAAATTGACTGTTTAACCTGTGTGGCGGCACTTGGTTTTGGAGATATTCCCGTCAGCGCGTTCATGACAGCGTTCAATTTCGTGGAAGTTGGTGGCTGGATCGCCTTTAACATCAAGGAGACGTTTTTACAGGAAAGCGACGAGACTGGTTTCTCGCGCCTCACGAAATACCTTCTGATGAGTGACACACTGGAGGTTCATCATTTGGAGAGGTATAGGCATCGCATTTCTATCGATGGACGTCCCCTGTTTTATTACGCACTCGTTGGGAAGAAGATGTCTCATATTTCACCAAAGGTCATGCATGACTTTGAATCTGCCACATAA
- the brxF gene encoding BREX-3 system P-loop-containing protein BrxF, whose translation MAESLADQIIEKIGQAAELYYRLVLLVAPAGSGKTAVLRDVHERTGSPLINVNLELSRRMLNLTERQRVLQLPGLLAQIVAASEADVVAPEREATCQAGVVLLDNIELLFDVSLKQDPLRLLQGLSRNKTVVAAWSGEIRNERRGLRSELGTPDNSSRITQSSSLYLVYATPDHPEYQRYPLRDLLVVNPKADA comes from the coding sequence ATGGCAGAATCACTCGCCGATCAAATCATAGAAAAAATTGGCCAGGCCGCGGAACTGTATTACAGGCTCGTTTTATTGGTCGCGCCTGCCGGTTCGGGAAAAACTGCCGTGCTGCGAGATGTTCATGAGCGCACGGGGTCACCCCTCATCAACGTCAATCTTGAACTTTCCCGGCGCATGCTCAATCTCACCGAGCGCCAGCGGGTTTTGCAGCTGCCCGGCCTCCTCGCGCAGATCGTGGCCGCATCTGAAGCCGACGTGGTTGCGCCGGAAAGGGAAGCGACGTGCCAGGCAGGCGTGGTTTTGCTGGACAACATTGAGCTGCTCTTTGACGTTTCGCTCAAGCAGGATCCGTTACGACTCCTTCAGGGATTGTCCCGGAACAAAACGGTGGTTGCGGCCTGGAGTGGCGAAATCAGAAACGAGCGACGAGGACTGAGGTCTGAGCTGGGAACACCCGACAACTCATCACGCATCACTCAGTCCTCATCACTCTACTTGGTCTATGCGACGCCGGACCACCCCGAATACCAAAGATATCCCCTACGAGATTTACTGGTCGTGAATCCGAAGGCCGATGCATAA
- a CDS encoding choice-of-anchor N protein — protein MRGRILFVIIAIWGCWVAPALAVPTLQVGVSDGNGGYVDYTTMGPDEETAFTTGTSIVVGGVLANNENKDSSLWLGGKYEKGPDWTDINEQLPNAFDSHGAILIASVPDSSYNLELIKENFTIYIYIDNSTKSTTAFHYSENSYFPNVHYPVKDDVADFLYFDIGNFSAKEPVPDFTKPEEGNALGEIKHITFTFGTLKFAWVHFDVMAIQTDERGNSQIVSTIASTLMNNPGSHDVTYHVPEPGTLLLLGSGLIGSGLAGRVLGRRRKV, from the coding sequence ATGCGCGGAAGGATCCTTTTCGTTATAATTGCTATATGGGGGTGTTGGGTAGCGCCGGCCCTGGCGGTACCGACCCTGCAGGTGGGCGTGTCGGACGGGAACGGCGGATATGTGGACTACACGACCATGGGCCCAGACGAGGAGACCGCCTTCACCACGGGAACATCGATTGTGGTGGGCGGGGTCCTGGCGAACAATGAAAATAAGGACTCGTCGCTGTGGCTTGGTGGGAAATACGAAAAAGGACCTGATTGGACAGATATAAATGAACAACTTCCTAATGCTTTTGACTCGCATGGAGCGATCCTGATAGCTTCGGTGCCGGATTCCTCCTACAACTTAGAATTAATTAAAGAAAATTTCACGATCTACATTTACATTGATAACAGCACAAAATCTACCACCGCCTTCCACTACTCAGAGAACAGTTATTTCCCCAACGTTCATTACCCGGTTAAGGACGACGTCGCCGATTTTCTCTATTTTGACATCGGCAATTTCTCGGCGAAGGAGCCAGTCCCCGATTTCACCAAACCCGAGGAGGGGAACGCCTTGGGCGAGATCAAGCACATCACCTTCACCTTCGGAACCCTCAAGTTCGCTTGGGTCCACTTCGACGTGATGGCCATTCAAACCGACGAAAGGGGGAACTCCCAAATCGTCTCCACAATCGCCTCCACACTTATGAACAATCCCGGCTCCCACGACGTGACCTACCACGTTCCCGAACCGGGAACGCTGCTGCTCTTGGGTTCCGGTCTGATCGGTTCCGGCCTCGCCGGCCGGGTGCTGGGGCGCCGGCGTAAGGTCTGA